In Moorena sp. SIOASIH, the following proteins share a genomic window:
- a CDS encoding iron-containing redox enzyme family protein — MKTRDEFWTMADHSRLEAEYLADEKLQYLQHAPLSALQQICIQYRHFTKEFPDNLAILISKAPYGKFKSLTAEILAEELGEGDHENNHLQLWDKYLLSIGLNQELFEDSLSEENKILLDEIKQLTLTKPTTYVIGLCGMGGECLCQVYLSTMYKYLVKNPYIKENKHTIDWEFWNFHVGEADIIHRQKVRDAINEIVDADPSTVDNLTAGYQKAKHNWDTFWTNNYKLAMTKQMAAVN; from the coding sequence ATGAAAACTCGTGACGAATTTTGGACTATGGCAGATCATTCTCGACTGGAAGCTGAATATCTAGCTGATGAGAAACTGCAATATTTACAACATGCCCCACTGTCAGCTTTACAGCAGATATGTATCCAGTACCGTCATTTTACCAAAGAGTTTCCTGATAATCTGGCAATTCTAATTTCCAAAGCTCCTTATGGCAAATTTAAAAGCTTAACCGCTGAGATACTAGCAGAAGAGTTAGGGGAAGGAGATCATGAAAATAATCATCTCCAACTATGGGATAAATATCTGTTAAGTATTGGTCTAAATCAAGAGTTATTTGAAGACTCTCTTAGCGAAGAAAATAAGATTTTGCTTGATGAGATAAAGCAACTAACTTTAACCAAGCCTACCACCTATGTTATTGGATTATGTGGCATGGGCGGAGAGTGTCTTTGCCAAGTTTATCTGTCTACTATGTACAAATATCTTGTCAAAAACCCATACATCAAAGAAAACAAACACACCATTGATTGGGAGTTTTGGAACTTTCATGTTGGTGAAGCTGATATTATCCATCGTCAAAAGGTCAGAGATGCCATTAATGAGATAGTTGATGCGGATCCATCTACCGTAGATAATTTAACGGCTGGCTATCAGAAAGCCAAACATAATTGGGATACATTTTGGACGAATAACTACAAATTAGCCATGACTAAGCAGATGGCAGCTGTAAATTGA
- the thiC gene encoding phosphomethylpyrimidine synthase — protein sequence MRIEWVAKRRGQSNVTQMYYARQGLLTEEMHYVAQRENLPVELIKDEVARGRMIIPANINHTNLEPMCIGIASKCKVNANIGASPNSSNLDEELEKVNLAVKYGADTVMDLSTGGGNLDEIRSAIINASPVPIGTVPVYQTLESVHGKVENLTADDFLHIIEKHAQQGVDYQTIHAGILIEHLPLVRNRLTGIVSRGGGILAKWMLHHHKQNPLYTHFDDIIEIFKKHDVSFSLGDSLRPGCTHDASDQAQLAELKTLGQLTRRAWEHDVQVMVEGPGHVPMDQIEFNVKKQMEECSEAPFYVLGPLVTDIAPGYDHITSAIGAALAGWYGTAMLCYVTPKEHLGLPDAEDVRNGLIAYKIAAHAADIARHRPGARDRDDQLSIARYNFDWNRQFELSLDPERAREYHDETLPADIYKTAEFCSMCGPKFCPMQTKVDADALTELEKFLAKEPAHQA from the coding sequence ATGCGAATTGAATGGGTTGCCAAGCGCCGTGGTCAGAGCAATGTGACTCAAATGTACTATGCTCGCCAGGGTCTTCTGACAGAAGAGATGCACTACGTAGCCCAGCGGGAAAACCTTCCCGTTGAGCTGATCAAAGATGAAGTGGCACGGGGGCGAATGATTATCCCCGCCAATATCAACCACACTAACCTAGAGCCAATGTGTATTGGTATTGCCTCCAAATGTAAGGTGAATGCCAATATCGGTGCCTCCCCCAACTCTTCTAATCTTGATGAAGAGCTAGAGAAGGTTAACTTGGCCGTGAAGTACGGGGCGGATACCGTTATGGACTTGTCTACAGGTGGTGGCAACTTGGATGAGATTCGTTCCGCCATCATTAATGCCTCACCTGTACCCATTGGCACGGTACCAGTTTACCAAACCTTAGAAAGTGTCCACGGCAAGGTGGAAAACCTTACTGCCGATGACTTTCTCCACATCATTGAAAAGCACGCTCAGCAAGGAGTTGACTATCAAACCATTCACGCTGGCATCTTAATTGAACATCTGCCTTTGGTCAGAAACCGGCTAACCGGCATTGTTTCTCGTGGTGGTGGTATCCTCGCCAAGTGGATGCTCCATCACCACAAGCAAAATCCCCTCTATACCCACTTTGACGACATTATCGAGATTTTCAAGAAACACGATGTCTCCTTCAGCTTAGGAGATTCCCTGCGTCCTGGCTGCACCCATGATGCATCTGATCAAGCCCAGTTAGCAGAATTGAAAACATTGGGGCAGTTGACTCGTCGTGCTTGGGAACATGATGTACAGGTGATGGTAGAAGGACCTGGTCATGTGCCGATGGATCAAATTGAGTTCAATGTCAAAAAGCAGATGGAAGAGTGTTCAGAAGCACCTTTCTATGTCCTAGGACCACTAGTGACAGACATTGCTCCTGGATATGACCATATCACCTCCGCCATTGGGGCAGCTTTGGCTGGCTGGTACGGTACCGCCATGCTGTGCTATGTAACCCCGAAAGAACATTTGGGACTGCCCGATGCTGAAGATGTGCGCAATGGCTTGATTGCCTACAAGATTGCTGCTCATGCAGCGGATATTGCCAGGCATCGTCCAGGAGCACGGGACCGGGATGATCAACTCTCCATTGCTCGCTACAACTTCGACTGGAACCGCCAGTTTGAACTTTCCCTTGACCCCGAACGAGCTCGGGAATACCATGATGAAACCCTGCCAGCAGATATCTATAAGACAGCAGAGTTTTGTTCCATGTGTGGACCAAAGTTCTGCCCCATGCAAACTAAAGTTGATGCTGATGCCTTGACTGAACTAGAGAAGTTCTTGGCGAAAGAACCTGCCCATCAAGCTTAA
- a CDS encoding response regulator: protein MINGQNEQLILIVDDIATNLEVLSTTLISAGFKVAVATDGESAIEQVDYKPPDLIVLDVMMPGIDGFETCHRLKENPLTREIPVIFMTALSETVNKVKGFSLGAVDYLTKPIQSEEVLARVRTHLQLQSQAKALKEQNALLKEEIEQRRSAEARWQNTLEQLEAAQSQIIAQEKLAALGQLVAGIAHEINTPLGAIRSCVGNLSNFFNDHLHQLPSFFQGLSPERQSDLLALLQYSSRQTTPLSTREQRQLKRRLKSQLESYAIDKAVKLANLLAGIGVYEDFEEFLPLLKDPDNEMILTTAYQLANLYTSTRNITTAVERATKVVFALKTYARYDSSGEKIDAQITDGIDTVLTLYHNQLKHGVDVYRNYDDSLPVIRCYPDELNQVWTNLIHNALQAMENKGNLIINVRQEDDQIKVSITDTGKGIPPEIQPKIFQPFFTTKPAGEGSGLGLDIVRKIVEKHHGHMEVESVPGETTFTVSLPIQQPHPMAEEVH from the coding sequence ATGATCAATGGCCAGAATGAACAACTAATATTAATTGTAGATGATATCGCCACCAATTTAGAAGTACTATCCACTACATTGATCAGTGCTGGTTTCAAAGTTGCAGTCGCCACTGATGGCGAAAGCGCCATTGAACAGGTTGACTATAAACCGCCGGATCTGATTGTGTTAGATGTAATGATGCCAGGAATTGATGGATTTGAAACGTGCCATCGGCTGAAGGAAAATCCGTTAACCCGTGAAATTCCCGTGATTTTTATGACAGCGCTGAGCGAGACCGTGAACAAGGTCAAGGGTTTTTCTCTTGGAGCAGTGGACTATCTGACCAAACCGATTCAGTCAGAGGAAGTATTAGCCAGAGTTAGAACCCATTTGCAACTGCAAAGTCAGGCAAAGGCCCTCAAGGAGCAAAATGCCCTTCTTAAAGAGGAAATTGAACAGCGAAGGTCAGCAGAAGCGAGGTGGCAAAACACCCTAGAACAGCTCGAAGCTGCCCAAAGCCAGATAATCGCCCAAGAAAAACTCGCTGCTCTTGGACAACTGGTTGCAGGAATCGCTCACGAAATCAATACTCCCCTGGGAGCAATTCGCTCCTGTGTGGGCAATCTGTCTAACTTCTTCAACGACCACCTCCACCAATTACCCTCATTTTTTCAAGGACTCTCGCCAGAACGTCAGTCGGATTTGTTGGCCTTACTCCAATACTCCAGCCGACAGACTACCCCTCTATCTACCCGAGAGCAACGTCAACTCAAACGAAGGTTGAAAAGCCAACTGGAATCCTACGCTATTGATAAAGCCGTAAAGCTAGCCAATTTATTAGCGGGAATTGGGGTTTATGAGGACTTCGAAGAGTTTTTGCCTCTCCTGAAAGACCCAGACAACGAAATGATTTTAACCACTGCCTATCAATTAGCTAACCTCTATACCAGTACGCGCAACATTACCACTGCCGTAGAACGAGCTACAAAAGTGGTGTTTGCCTTGAAAACTTATGCTCGTTATGACTCTAGTGGGGAAAAGATAGATGCACAGATTACTGACGGGATTGACACGGTCTTGACTCTTTATCATAACCAACTCAAACATGGCGTAGACGTCTACAGAAACTATGACGATTCTTTGCCAGTTATCCGGTGCTATCCTGATGAACTCAATCAAGTCTGGACTAATCTGATTCACAATGCCCTCCAAGCCATGGAGAACAAGGGGAATTTAATCATTAATGTCAGGCAGGAAGATGACCAAATCAAGGTCAGCATTACTGACACTGGCAAGGGGATTCCTCCTGAAATTCAGCCGAAAATCTTTCAGCCGTTCTTTACCACGAAACCCGCTGGAGAAGGCAGTGGCTTGGGATTAGATATTGTTAGGAAAATTGTAGAGAAACATCACGGACACATGGAGGTGGAGTCCGTACCCGGTGAAACTACCTTTACAGTTTCCCTACCGATTCAGCAGCCACACCCGATGGCTGAGGAGGTACATTGA
- a CDS encoding ATP-binding protein: protein MNRTAIICVDDEQTILDSLKMELETTLGDNYLIEITQGGEEALEVFSELVEDNYEVALVISDYIMPNLKGDELLKRIHNISPKTLKIMLTGQADLEAVGNVINYAKLYRYIPKPWQADDLRITVKEALYSYSQDKALAEKNAQLQTMNKALEQSNREQADLISQLHENENRLRQFLEAMPVGVCVTDAKGKPYLINKAGQQISDRAIIESATGSQLQDTYQIYLAGTEQLYPKAENPILRALQGESVAVDDMEIRQRDKMIPVEAWGTPIYDQDGNVAYAIAAFQDITERKRAEAERERLLAELSQLNQDLQQANAQLEDYSHNLEEKVEQRTVELKAAQQQIVVQEKLASLGALTAGIAHELRNPLNFVNNYAEGSVELVEEAIEELDNQSEHLDPDAVDYLKEILTDIKENSLAINKHGNRADGIISSMMLHARSESSQHQLTDLNELLAEAVQLVYHSKRASDNRFNITIDTDYDNSIEQLELVSNDLSRAFINLLDNSCYAVQAKQQSYQSNPDQVDEAFTPTLRVKTQNLEQTVEIRIRDNGIGIPPKIQEKIFHPFFTTKPTGEGTGLGLSMTHDIIVGQHGGTLKLETEVGAYSEFIITLPKPGE from the coding sequence ATGAATCGAACTGCCATTATCTGCGTTGATGACGAACAAACTATCCTAGATAGTCTGAAGATGGAGTTAGAAACTACTTTGGGAGATAACTATCTGATTGAAATTACCCAAGGTGGGGAAGAAGCTTTAGAAGTATTCTCAGAATTAGTAGAGGATAACTATGAAGTTGCGCTGGTTATTTCCGACTACATCATGCCCAATCTGAAAGGGGATGAATTACTCAAGCGCATTCATAATATTTCACCCAAAACCCTCAAAATTATGTTGACTGGGCAAGCGGATTTGGAAGCGGTGGGAAATGTGATTAACTATGCTAAATTATATCGTTATATCCCTAAACCTTGGCAGGCTGACGACCTCAGAATCACGGTAAAAGAGGCATTGTATAGTTATTCTCAGGATAAGGCGCTAGCTGAAAAAAATGCTCAACTCCAGACAATGAATAAAGCGCTAGAACAATCAAACCGCGAACAAGCTGACTTAATTTCCCAACTCCACGAAAATGAGAATCGCTTGAGGCAGTTCTTAGAAGCTATGCCTGTGGGAGTATGTGTAACCGATGCCAAGGGTAAGCCTTATTTGATCAATAAAGCTGGACAGCAGATTTCAGACCGAGCCATCATAGAGTCAGCTACAGGGTCACAGTTACAAGACACTTATCAGATTTATCTCGCTGGAACTGAGCAACTTTACCCGAAAGCAGAGAATCCGATTTTGAGGGCGTTGCAGGGGGAGAGTGTAGCAGTTGACGATATGGAAATACGCCAACGGGACAAGATGATTCCTGTAGAAGCTTGGGGTACACCTATCTATGATCAAGACGGAAATGTGGCCTATGCGATCGCAGCCTTTCAAGACATCACCGAACGTAAACGAGCCGAAGCCGAGCGGGAGCGATTACTCGCGGAACTCTCTCAACTGAATCAGGATTTGCAGCAAGCCAATGCCCAACTAGAAGACTATTCCCACAACTTAGAAGAGAAAGTAGAACAAAGAACCGTCGAATTAAAAGCTGCTCAACAGCAGATTGTTGTCCAAGAAAAACTTGCCTCCCTCGGGGCGTTAACCGCAGGTATTGCCCATGAGCTCAGAAATCCTCTCAATTTTGTTAACAACTATGCTGAAGGTTCGGTTGAGCTGGTGGAGGAAGCGATTGAAGAACTTGACAACCAATCTGAACATCTCGATCCAGACGCTGTAGACTATCTCAAAGAGATTTTAACCGACATCAAAGAAAATTCCCTAGCCATCAATAAGCACGGTAACAGAGCCGATGGCATTATTAGCAGTATGATGCTGCACGCACGAAGCGAGAGCTCTCAACATCAACTGACTGACCTCAATGAACTTTTAGCCGAAGCAGTACAGTTGGTGTATCACAGCAAGCGAGCCTCTGACAATCGCTTCAATATTACGATTGACACAGATTACGATAACTCTATTGAACAATTAGAGCTAGTATCAAATGATCTCAGCCGCGCCTTCATTAACCTACTTGACAATAGTTGCTATGCGGTTCAAGCCAAACAGCAATCTTATCAGTCAAATCCAGATCAGGTGGACGAAGCCTTTACCCCGACATTGCGGGTCAAAACCCAAAATCTGGAGCAGACGGTAGAAATCCGCATCCGTGACAATGGTATAGGGATACCACCGAAGATTCAAGAGAAAATTTTCCATCCTTTCTTTACCACTAAACCAACTGGAGAAGGAACAGGATTAGGATTATCAATGACCCATGATATCATCGTCGGTCAACATGGAGGAACCTTGAAGCTGGAAACTGAAGTGGGAGCGTATAGTGAATTTATCATCACTTTACCTAAACCAGGCGAATAG
- the cysE gene encoding serine O-acetyltransferase, translating to MKHSLEALNKHGQTTASSTLGLWDSIRADFEAVFEKDPAACSWLEVLTCYPGLQAVTVHRFAHILYRHRLFWLSRFVSYIVRWLTGIDIHPGATLGRGIFIDHGAGVVIGQTAIVGDGTLIYQGVTLGGTGKQLGKRHPTVGKNVIVGAGAKILGDIEIGNNSRIGAGSVVLSSVPNDCTVVGIPGRIVRQFAKPISPLAHSNIPDPVANVVDKLIQRIDELEIKLNQLQQFRDMQFTEKLLSQAPAINLSQNPNLDSRQLAKVD from the coding sequence ATGAAGCATTCTCTTGAAGCTTTGAATAAACATGGCCAAACCACAGCTTCATCTACTTTAGGCTTGTGGGATTCTATTCGAGCAGATTTTGAGGCTGTGTTTGAGAAAGATCCTGCTGCATGCTCTTGGCTTGAGGTGTTAACTTGCTATCCAGGCTTACAGGCAGTTACGGTTCATCGCTTTGCCCATATCTTATATCGCCACCGTTTATTTTGGCTGTCTCGCTTCGTATCCTACATTGTCCGTTGGCTAACAGGAATTGACATTCATCCAGGTGCTACCCTTGGTCGGGGCATATTTATTGATCACGGTGCAGGTGTAGTAATTGGGCAAACCGCCATCGTTGGAGATGGAACCTTAATTTATCAAGGTGTTACTTTAGGTGGGACTGGCAAACAACTAGGTAAACGTCATCCTACTGTGGGAAAAAATGTAATCGTCGGAGCGGGAGCAAAAATTCTTGGGGACATTGAAATTGGTAACAATAGCCGTATTGGAGCAGGCTCAGTAGTTTTAAGCTCTGTTCCTAATGACTGCACTGTTGTTGGGATTCCGGGACGAATAGTTAGGCAATTCGCCAAACCGATTAGTCCACTTGCTCACAGTAACATCCCGGATCCAGTAGCTAATGTGGTTGATAAACTTATCCAAAGGATAGATGAGTTGGAAATCAAACTAAACCAATTACAGCAGTTTAGAGACATGCAGTTCACCGAAAAGCTGTTGTCTCAAGCTCCAGCTATCAACTTATCTCAGAATCCTAATTTAGATAGCCGCCAGCTAGCAAAAGTAGATTAA
- a CDS encoding zf-TFIIB domain-containing protein → MTQLKCPKCEGTLEAVVYSTIPVDRCTSCQGIWFDSMEAQLLKEIKGSEIIDTGDPKTGSKFNEIRDINCPKCQTKLTKMVDIKQTHIRYEKCPVCYGIWFDAGEFKDYKEEGIADILKDIFS, encoded by the coding sequence ATGACCCAGCTTAAATGCCCTAAATGTGAAGGAACCTTAGAAGCAGTTGTGTATTCAACTATTCCTGTAGACCGCTGCACCAGTTGTCAAGGGATCTGGTTTGATTCCATGGAAGCTCAACTGTTGAAGGAGATAAAAGGTTCCGAGATTATAGATACAGGTGACCCGAAAACAGGGAGTAAATTTAATGAAATTAGAGATATCAATTGCCCTAAATGCCAGACAAAACTGACCAAAATGGTTGATATAAAACAGACTCATATTCGGTATGAAAAATGCCCGGTATGCTATGGTATCTGGTTTGATGCTGGTGAATTTAAGGATTATAAAGAAGAGGGAATAGCAGACATTTTGAAGGATATCTTTAGCTAA
- a CDS encoding response regulator, whose product MSDAVILCVDDEISILKSLEMELQAAFEDKYLYEFAESADEALEIIDELYDNGEQILIIVSDWLMPGMKGDQFLINVHHKYPDIIKVMLTGQADDEAVERAQQYANLYRCLHKPWNTQELILTIQSALVEL is encoded by the coding sequence ATGTCTGACGCCGTAATTTTATGTGTTGATGATGAAATATCGATCTTGAAAAGCTTGGAGATGGAACTTCAAGCAGCTTTTGAAGATAAGTATCTCTATGAATTTGCTGAAAGTGCTGATGAAGCCTTGGAAATCATTGATGAACTCTATGATAATGGAGAGCAAATTCTAATTATTGTCTCCGATTGGTTAATGCCAGGAATGAAAGGGGATCAATTTCTGATTAATGTCCATCACAAATATCCCGATATTATTAAAGTGATGCTAACGGGACAAGCTGATGACGAAGCGGTTGAACGGGCGCAACAATATGCTAACCTATATCGATGTTTACACAAACCCTGGAATACTCAGGAATTAATTTTAACAATTCAGTCTGCTTTAGTCGAATTATGA
- the ftsH3 gene encoding ATP-dependent zinc metalloprotease FtsH3, producing the protein MNKKWRNAGLYALLAIVVIALGTAFLDKPSPSRDTWRYDQLISQVKTGKVETVRISADRSKAIAIAQDGRQVEVNLPNDPQLINLLNDNGVDISVLPQNDEGFWFKTLSSFFFPILLLVGLFLLLRRAQNGPGSQAMNFGKSKARVQMEPQTQVTFGDVAGIEQAKLELNEVVDFLKNADRFTAIGAKIPKGVLLVGPPGTGKTLLARAVAGEAGVPFFSISGSEFVEMFVGVGASRVRDLFEQAKNNAPCIVFIDEIDAVGRQRGAGLGGGNDEREQTLNQLLTEMDGFEGNTGIIIIAATNRPDVLDAALLRPGRFDRQVVVDRPDYAGRLEILNVHARGKTLAKDVDLEKIARRTPGFTGADLSNLLNEAAILAARRNLTEISMDEVNDAIDRVLAGPEKKDRVMSEKRKTLVAFHEAGHALVGALMPDYDPVQKISIIPRGRAGGLTWFTPSEDRMDSGMFSRSYLQNQMAVALGGRIAEEIIFGEEEVTTGASNDLQQVTRVARQMVMRYGMSDRLGPVALGRQNGSMFLGRDIASDRDFSDATASTIDEEVRKLVDEAYERAKNVILSNKHILDKLAEMLIDKETVDAEELQEILSTNDVKMAAIAL; encoded by the coding sequence GTGAATAAAAAGTGGAGAAACGCAGGGCTGTATGCACTCCTAGCCATAGTAGTGATCGCCCTTGGTACAGCATTTTTGGACAAACCGTCCCCAAGTCGAGATACGTGGCGCTACGACCAGCTGATTAGCCAAGTCAAGACCGGCAAAGTGGAAACGGTTAGAATTAGCGCTGACCGCAGTAAAGCGATCGCGATCGCTCAAGATGGTCGTCAGGTAGAGGTCAATCTCCCCAATGACCCACAACTAATCAACCTTCTGAATGATAACGGTGTAGATATTTCAGTTCTACCCCAGAATGATGAAGGCTTCTGGTTCAAGACCTTAAGCAGCTTCTTCTTCCCGATTCTGCTCTTGGTGGGATTGTTTCTATTACTGCGGCGTGCCCAGAATGGTCCAGGTTCTCAAGCCATGAACTTTGGCAAGTCCAAGGCTAGAGTCCAAATGGAACCCCAAACTCAGGTAACCTTTGGGGATGTGGCGGGTATTGAGCAAGCCAAGCTAGAACTTAACGAAGTAGTAGACTTCCTCAAAAATGCTGACCGCTTCACTGCTATTGGGGCTAAAATTCCCAAGGGAGTCCTGCTCGTGGGACCTCCAGGAACCGGTAAAACTCTCTTAGCTCGTGCAGTAGCTGGGGAAGCAGGTGTTCCATTTTTCTCCATCTCTGGTTCTGAGTTCGTCGAGATGTTCGTAGGGGTTGGTGCTTCTCGGGTGCGGGACCTATTTGAGCAAGCCAAGAACAATGCTCCGTGTATTGTATTTATTGATGAAATCGATGCTGTGGGGCGTCAGCGGGGTGCCGGTTTAGGCGGTGGTAATGATGAACGGGAGCAAACCCTTAACCAGTTACTGACTGAAATGGATGGGTTTGAAGGTAATACCGGTATTATCATTATTGCTGCTACCAACCGCCCAGATGTTCTTGATGCTGCCCTACTACGCCCTGGTCGTTTTGATCGACAAGTAGTAGTAGACCGTCCTGATTATGCCGGACGTTTGGAAATTCTCAACGTTCATGCTCGTGGTAAAACCCTCGCCAAAGATGTGGATCTAGAAAAGATTGCCCGTCGGACCCCTGGTTTCACCGGAGCAGATTTATCCAACTTGCTCAATGAAGCAGCAATTTTGGCAGCCCGTCGCAACTTAACCGAAATCTCGATGGATGAGGTGAATGATGCCATTGACCGGGTACTTGCAGGGCCAGAGAAGAAAGACCGGGTGATGAGCGAGAAACGGAAAACCCTAGTAGCGTTTCACGAAGCAGGTCACGCCCTTGTGGGTGCCTTAATGCCTGATTATGACCCAGTGCAGAAAATTAGCATTATTCCTCGGGGTCGTGCTGGTGGTTTGACTTGGTTCACCCCTAGCGAAGACCGGATGGATTCAGGCATGTTTTCCCGTTCTTACCTGCAAAATCAGATGGCAGTGGCCTTAGGTGGTCGGATTGCTGAAGAAATTATCTTCGGTGAAGAAGAAGTGACCACAGGTGCTTCCAATGACTTGCAACAGGTGACTCGGGTGGCACGGCAGATGGTAATGCGCTATGGTATGAGCGATCGCCTTGGTCCAGTTGCCCTAGGACGGCAGAATGGCAGTATGTTCCTAGGTCGGGATATTGCTTCAGACCGGGATTTCTCAGATGCCACAGCATCAACCATTGATGAAGAGGTTCGCAAGCTAGTTGATGAAGCCTACGAACGGGCTAAGAATGTAATTCTTAGCAATAAGCACATCCTCGATAAGCTTGCTGAAATGCTGATTGATAAAGAAACCGTAGATGCTGAGGAACTCCAAGAGATTTTAAGCACTAACGATGTCAAGATGGCTGCGATCGCTCTTTAA
- a CDS encoding L-lactate permease, with product MEIIIATMPLWVAIVMLVVLQRPSQQAGLATLIAAIGSTLLFPVFRLFPGQLLLALVKGLATSLSVFYVLFPSLLLYYLLKSVDGMSLLGRGIARLVPERDLQVLLLVIGFAPFAESVSGFGVGTILVIPLFLALGYSSAQSAILGILGQMAVPWGGLAIGTVLGAEITNLDPSILGSSTALLTAPLPVVYGLVALAVSGGKKSVQRRWPEAIAAGVVLTIGVWGFSWIPGVELAGVLGSTLVMSFLVVWANRKLFHKLFHKAKRKRTVNLVNTARNSSEKTAHDSAEHGITKVSLWQVIAPYGILTAILLISRLVVPIKIWLKSHFVISIAAINLNLPLLYNPGFYLLLTALATVTILGTVVHKLQVITIQAWQQFIPGAIALACFLAASQVMQASGMIASLGMAAATLGDKYIWVAPWLAALGGWITGSNTASNALLSQLQQEVSIQSGLPLEWLMGAQNGASAHATMISPARAIIAATAVGWSGAEVFLLRQMGLVVLGAVAVIMSLLVLAVS from the coding sequence TTGGAAATCATAATTGCTACTATGCCCCTGTGGGTAGCCATAGTAATGCTAGTGGTATTGCAGCGACCAAGCCAACAGGCAGGACTTGCTACTTTGATAGCTGCTATAGGTTCAACACTACTATTTCCTGTTTTTCGTTTGTTTCCTGGGCAATTACTACTGGCTTTGGTCAAGGGACTTGCGACATCACTATCAGTGTTCTACGTGCTATTTCCAAGTTTGCTACTTTACTATCTGCTCAAGTCTGTAGATGGTATGAGCCTTTTAGGACGGGGTATTGCTCGCTTAGTTCCTGAGCGAGACTTACAGGTGTTGCTGCTAGTGATTGGGTTCGCTCCTTTTGCCGAGTCAGTTAGTGGATTTGGAGTTGGTACGATTTTAGTAATTCCACTGTTTCTCGCATTAGGTTATAGTTCTGCTCAGTCAGCTATACTGGGTATTTTGGGTCAAATGGCTGTACCTTGGGGAGGGCTAGCCATAGGTACAGTTCTTGGAGCAGAAATAACTAATCTAGATCCTAGTATTCTAGGTTCGAGTACTGCTCTTTTGACTGCTCCTCTGCCCGTAGTTTACGGACTGGTGGCACTAGCAGTGAGTGGCGGAAAGAAATCCGTGCAACGCCGATGGCCAGAAGCGATCGCTGCCGGAGTGGTTCTTACCATAGGAGTTTGGGGGTTCAGTTGGATTCCTGGGGTTGAACTGGCCGGTGTACTTGGCAGCACACTGGTGATGTCATTCTTAGTGGTGTGGGCAAACCGAAAACTATTTCATAAGCTATTTCATAAGGCAAAACGAAAAAGAACAGTAAATCTAGTCAACACTGCCCGTAATAGTTCCGAAAAAACGGCTCATGATTCTGCTGAGCATGGTATTACTAAAGTATCCCTCTGGCAGGTAATAGCTCCCTACGGGATTCTGACAGCAATTCTGCTGATTTCTCGCTTAGTTGTTCCTATAAAAATTTGGCTGAAGAGCCATTTTGTGATATCCATAGCTGCCATCAATCTAAATCTACCGCTGCTTTACAACCCAGGCTTTTATTTACTTTTGACAGCTTTGGCTACAGTCACAATTTTGGGAACAGTCGTACACAAACTGCAAGTAATAACAATACAAGCTTGGCAACAATTTATCCCTGGAGCCATAGCACTCGCCTGTTTTCTAGCAGCCTCTCAAGTTATGCAAGCCAGTGGCATGATAGCTAGTCTAGGCATGGCCGCAGCAACACTTGGTGACAAGTATATATGGGTTGCACCTTGGTTAGCTGCTCTAGGAGGCTGGATTACTGGTTCAAATACTGCGAGTAATGCCCTGCTTTCCCAATTACAACAAGAGGTAAGCATTCAGTCTGGCTTACCACTAGAGTGGCTGATGGGAGCTCAGAACGGAGCTAGCGCCCACGCCACGATGATTTCACCTGCTCGCGCTATTATTGCTGCCACTGCTGTTGGGTGGTCTGGAGCTGAAGTCTTTTTGCTCCGGCAGATGGGACTAGTTGTTCTAGGAGCAGTCGCAGTTATTATGTCACTCCTGGTTTTGGCTGTATCATAA